One Cyclopterus lumpus isolate fCycLum1 chromosome 7, fCycLum1.pri, whole genome shotgun sequence DNA window includes the following coding sequences:
- the rhoab gene encoding rho-related GTP-binding protein RhoA-B has translation MAAIRKKLVIVGDGACGKTCLLIVFSKDQFPEVYVPTVFENYVADIEVDGKQVELALWDTAGQEDYDRLRPLSYPDTDVILMCFSIDSPDSLENIPEKWTPEVKHFCPNVPIILVGNKKDLRNDEHTRRELAKMKQEPVKSEEGRDMAGRIAAFGYMECSAKTKDGVREVFEMATRAALQARRGKKSNKCVVL, from the exons ATGGCAGCCATCCGTAAGAAGCTGGTGATAGTCGGGGATGGAGCTTGTGGCAAAACCTGCCTTCTGATCGTCTTCAGCAAGGACCAGTTCCCTGAGGTCTACGTCCCCACTGTGTTCGAGAACTACGTAGCCGACATAGAGGTGGATGGCAAACAG GTGGAGTTGGCGCTCTGGGATACTGCGGGTCAGGAGGACTATGACAGACTGAGACCTCTCTCCTATCCAGACACTGACGTCATCCTCATGTGCTTCTCCATAGACAGCCCCGACAGCTTGG AAAACATTCCTGAGAAGTGGACCCCAGAGGTCAAACACTTCTGTCCCAACGTTCCCATTATCCTGGTTGGAAACAAGAAAGACCTGCGCAACGATGAGCACACGCGTCGGGAGCTGGCCAAGATGAAGCAG GAGCCAGTGAAGTCAGAGGAGGGCCGGGACATGGCCGGCAGAATTGCGGCTTTCGGTTACATGGAGTGCTCCGCCAAGACCAAGGACGGCGTGCGGGAGGTGTTCGAGATGGCCACCAGGGCAGCACTGCAAGCCCGCCGCGGAAAGAAGAGCAATAAATGTGTCGTGCTGTAA
- the tmem115 gene encoding transmembrane protein 115, translating to MNRYLPVARQHFLAALASTSVVVKSISAVVVLLYLLSWAVDAPYALGVTPGYLFPPNFWVWTLATHGVVEQHVWGVAANVGTVMACGRLLEPLWGALELLIFFAVVNVSSGLLAGLSYLLTYVATFDLDYLFAVRIHGASGFLGGVLVALKQTMGDTTVLRVPQVRLKAAPALVLLLLALLRLSGLLDSSADLAAFSFGALSGWVYLRFYQRHSRGRGDMSDHFAFASFFPEALQPAVGLLAGLVHAALVKVKVCRKMVKRYDVGAPSSITISLPGTDPQDAERRRQLALKALNERLKRVEDQSAWPSMDDEEDEDEDEVRTDTQLLLPSGRDPSSSTPGGPVGASLSSTSSSSMSQSSGGPSTGGAQHPESSIISFEDAPSRS from the exons ATGAATCGTTACCTGCCGGTGGCGCGGCAGCACTTCCTGGCCGCCCTCGCCAGCACCAGTGTGGTGGTGAAAAGCATCAGCGCTGTGGTGGTCCTCCTCTACCTGCTGTCGTGGGCGGTCGACGCTCCGTACGCCCTGGGGGTGACCCCGGGCTACCTCTTTCCGCCCAACTTCTGGGTGTGGACGCTGGCGACCCATGGGGTGGTGGAGCAGCACGTCTGGGGTGTGGCGGCCAACGTGGGAACGGTTATGGCCTGCGGGCGTCTGCTGGAGCCTCTGTGGGGCGCCCTGGAGCTCCTGATCTTCTTCGCGGTGGTGAATGTCTCCTCTGGCCTCCTGGCGGGCCTCTCCTATCTTCTCACCTATGTGGCCACCTTCGACCTGGACTACCTGTTTGCCGTACGCATCCACGGAGCGTCCGGGTTCCTGGGAGGCGTCCTGGTGGCCCTGAAGCAGACCATGGGGGACACCACGGTGCTCAGAGTGCCACAG GTGAGACTGAAGGCAGCACCGGCTTTGGTCCTCCTCCTACTGGCCTTGCTGCGCCTTTCTGGGCTGCTTGACAGCTCTGCTGACCTGGCCGCGTTCAGCTTCGGCGCCCTGTCCGGCTGGGTCTACCTGCGCTTCTACCAGAGGCACAGCCGGGGCCGCGGGGACATGTCGGACCATTTCGCCTTCGCCAGTTTCTTCCCTGAGGCGCTGCAGCCGGCCGTGGGGCTGCTGGCGGGGCTGGTGCACGCTGCTCttgtgaaggtgaaggtgtgcAGGAAGATGGTGAAGCGGTACGACGTAGGGgccccctcctccatcactaTCAGCCTGCCGGGCACGGACCCACAAGACGCAGAAAGGAGGAG acAACTGGCCCTCAAGGCTCTGAACGAGCGTCTGAAGCGCGTGGAGGACCAGTCCGCCTGGCCCAGCATGGAcgacgaggaagacgaggacgaggacgaggtcCGAACCGACACACAGCTGCTCCTCCCAAGCGGGCgtgacccctcctcctccacgccaGGGGGGCCTGTCGGTGcctcgctctcctccacctcctcatcctcaaTGTCACAGAGCAGCGGAGGGCCGTCTACGGGCGGAGCGCAGCACCCGGAGTCCAGCATTATCAGCTTCGAGGACGCCCCTTCTAGGTCGTAA